aatttttttgcatGGATTTGTTGGGTTGCTTGCGTTTgtacttctttttgtttttgttactggAGAGAGGGATTTGAAAGATGAAGTTAGAATTGAAGAGGTGGAGGAGGTTCAAATTGTATCGGATTATTTTACGAGTGTAAAGAATTTCCTTTGGAATGCAAATGTTGGATCAGTTTATGAACATGTTTGGCCTGTAAGTTAATCCAAATCTCATCACTttgttttttagattttcttttttagaCTGATGTTGTGTATTTGAGTTTAACAGGACATGGAATTTGGGTGGAGAATTGTTGTTGGTTCGACGATCGGATTCTTAGGAGCAGCATTTGGAAGTGTAGGAGGAGTTGGCGGTGGTGGGATCTTTGTTCCTATGTTTACCCTTGTTGTTGGGTTTGATGCAAAATCTGCAGCTCCAATTTCTAAATGTAAGTATATATAGTTGCTAGAGTTGCCTATATATATTTGCATATTTTTGCAGTAAGTCTGTTTCTACTTCTGCGTAAGTTTTTACAATTAGAAACCGTAAAAGTCTGAAAATGAAATAATGAATCAAGAAAAGAGTTGAGTAAAATTCAAATTGAATGGGGAATGTCTCAAAAGATTCACAAGTTGAGTCAATCTTTATTAGGAAAGTTCAGTGCAAGTTTCTTTGCCGAAATTGTGGGTTGGCTACTGAAAAACTTATGGTCATAGTTATTGTTTGTTTTGTCAGGTATGATCATGGGTGCAGCTGCTTCAACTGTCTACTACAACCTTAAGCGAAGGCATCCAACTATCAATATGCCTATTATTGACTACAATTTGGCACTCCTAATCCAGCCAATGCTCATGCTTGGTATTAGTATTGGAGTTGCTTTCAGTGTGATCTTTGCTGATTGGATGGTCACCCTTCTCCTAATTATTCTTTTCGTTAGTGAGTATCTATCCGAATAACTTCTATCTTTTTACTTTGTATTGAAATTTGAAACCCAATCTTGATTGATACCGGAGATTCTTCATGCAGCCACATCAACCATGGCATTCTTCAAGGGTGTGGAGAAATGGAAAAAGGAGACCATATTAAAGAAGGTATCTGAATCCGTACTTTGTATTAATTCAAGTCATGATGTAAATATTCCTTCTAATCAAGAAAACATCCTTGTTGCTAATTTTAGGAGGCTGCGACCCGCTTGGAGTTGAATGGTAGTGAAGAAGCGCTACTTAAGAAGCCATTACTAAGTAGTCCTAGCCTTTTTGGTCAAAAGATGATGAATGTTCCTCCTGGAGAAGATGAGGAAGAGGTCAGTATACTCCAAAATCTAAGTCTCTGCATCTCGAAAAGTAACTGACCTTTTAAGCTATCCAGGTACCTATTCTTGAAAATGTTCAATGGAGAGAATTTGGCCTTCTTGTCTTCGTTTGGGTTGCGTTCCTGGTTTTGCAAATTGTCAAGGTTTGTTAGTCTCTAAGAATTATCTTCCGCAATATGCTTGATATTTGATGGTTAATTACGTAGTCTACGGAGCCGTTGATCTAACTAACAAACAAttctttacatttttttttagCACAGAATAATACAGAAACTTGTTCTACTTGGTACTGGATTTTGAACTTACTGCAGGTATCTTATATTTCCTGTAGTCAGTTCCTGAACCCTGATCTTAAAGCATTAGAAAATAAAAACGTTCTTTTTGTTTCATGTATTCAGATACCTGTATCTGTGGGGGTGACTTTGCACGAGGCAGTAAGCCTATACAAGGGAAAGACGGTAATTGCCTCTAAAGGAGCAGAGGGCATGAACTTAAAAGTGCACCAATTGATTACATATTGCTTCTTTGGAGTattggctggaatggttggcggGCTCTTAGGTCTTGGAGGAGGCTTTATTTTGGGTCCACTCTTCTTAGAGCTTGGCATCCCTGCTCAGGTTCACTCGACTTTCTTTATGTTCCTCCCTCCATTTTTCGTAGTACCTCCTAGCTAGAATCTCATGAGTTTGTTTAGCAAGATATACGGTGCCTACTAAATTTTGATCTGAGCTTAAATACTACTTGATCTCAAATCAATTGCAGGTTTCGAGTGCCACAGCTACCTTTGCCATGACATTCTCCTCATCCATGTCAGTTATTGAATATCACCTTCTACATCGGTTTCCAATCCCTTACGGTGAGTGTGAATCCATGAATTTGATCTAAATACCCATTCAACATTTGATGTCTTCTGTTGCGTGaacgttttctttgtttttgttttcttttgcagCGCTTTACTTCATGGCAGTTGCTATTCTTGCTGCCTTGGTTGGGCAACATGTAGTAAGAAAGTTGATCAATTTCTTAGGACGCACATCTCTCATCATTTTCATTTTGGCATTCACAATCTTTATGAGCGCAATCTTCCTTGGTAAGATTCATCGCGTTACCAATTTCAATAGTTTTTTTACTTCTTTTCGCTGGTAATGCAAAAGTAATAAAACTCATTTTGTGTCTTAATGAACAGGTGGTACAGGTATTGCAAACATTTTCGTCAAGCTTCATCAAAAGGAATACATGGGATTTGAGAACCTATGCAAAGCATGATGCTTCTTGGAACGGGTTTCTTTCTCTCTTCGTCGCCGAGTTCCTCTCCTTCCCCTTCATTTTGTCACTCATCTTGTGTTAAAAAGCGAATAAGTTTGGGCTTTTCATGTTTTTGTATACCAATTTTGTGATTAATTACTGTCAAAACACTGAATTTACATTCTATCTTACTTGTTGATTTGGTTTTAGTGGCTTAATTTAGAACCGTTTTTTTtaggactactcaaaaatggtggaGGACTACTCTCCATTTTTAgggtggatattagaagtaataatgAGTCACCCTTTATCTAAGTTCTATTTTAATATCAAACTTGTCCTTGGTAATTAAATTAGTGTAACAATTAGtgagttaattaatgattagtgagattaaattaataagatgattttttttcaaaagaagaattattgagagggagaagaagaagatgaagatcagggttttggaagaaaaaaagttaagatctttttctttaagagccacCAAAAGAatatgatgttttgggtactcacgaatacttcaaatttagttaatggtgcttgaattggtcaaaacattcctaaaaatgaacaatttacaaattgatttcggtttggttaaaaaagttcggctacgacatatgaagaacaggtagccgaactcatctgtAAGTGTAGTTCGACTAATATTTctgaaaacacaggtagccgaactcagctttaatggagttttttatttcaaagaaaagttcggttatgagAAGAAAATTGCGATGTAACCGAACTAGGAGTTCGTTTAGGAAAacaaattgcgacgtaaccgaactcaatatgcaggtttttcagagaaaagttcggttaggaaaaatTTTTTTTGCAATGTAACTGAACTTTTTGtggcgtaaccgaacttttttcgatgtaaccgaactttttgcgacgtaaccgaactataaGTTCggcttggacatttttttttcgtCCTAACCGTATTTTTCTCTGAAAACAAAAACCTcaattaaagttgagttcggctagttcgacaaaaattttcacataattcctagccgaacttctctatGTAACTtctattttcaactcattttgatgattacttctcattttttcaacgaaaaataaatgaaaagtaatgggtttgttacaattttgattttgatttgttaatgatttaaattaagctatatatagaggtggcggtggtggtggtttgaggtggtcggtggtggtggtggtcgttggtggttggtggaggtggtgatgagaggaggtggttatatatatatatataggtggtggtgatggaaggacgtgattatatatatataggtgaagggtaggttagtcatttccaccttttaggataccccttataaatatagggtagatgatagacacatttatgtgtctaatatatctcatttgtatatattattagtgctcgattttgtacttattatggtcttttatgcttttgtaggtgtttttggataaataaggctttgcggcaaaattggctaaaaatgtggccctgtgattgtcgttgatagtgtaccggaaatgccccagaagtgtaccgaaaataccccggaggaatcctgaaaaagtgcggaaaacatcccagaagaattgctaaaggcacccctaatttggataaggggcaccccatttcagggcatgtactaaaaggacaccggaactggataagggggaagtcatctttataatttgaaatagaAAATGGCGGGAATGCATGTTACAGCAAACCAGATTTTGGTTTGAATTGTAGTTCGTGATTTTAAGAGATTAAATCACTGGAATCGATTGTTCTGGGCCTGTTATAGCATATAAGgtttgttgagattgattggacccaaccaattgggctgaatTGCCCAGGAGAAGTAAAACAGAATTCAACAGGGATACGTATTTTTCTGATTATTatcaaagattttgtgagagcTTTACACCAGGATATGGATGtacctggtcctgttcaagtcttagttggagtttggagagtttagataactcagaagacgcgtacagggaggattgaagagagatattctcttaactgcacggagaagaaatcttgaatttatacgagatatttgggatctgtgggatatataagagttggttcaagtcataaagagggttggaaagttttagaaacccttaggagagagttgggagttcacgagagacgagaagaagaagttacaggaggtattgttgctgctgctgctgctcgaggaggaagaagaagacgaagaacagactcgcagagtccgtcgttcttcgacagtcttaaaagcggaaacaagtatcgttcttatacagcagtTTCCTTATATCGTTTATTTTCAGCCCTTACcattttgtaacagtgacgctgtaacacttttacagcgttacaaacttcaattctaaattattttcatcaataaaaacaccta
The nucleotide sequence above comes from Papaver somniferum cultivar HN1 chromosome 8, ASM357369v1, whole genome shotgun sequence. Encoded proteins:
- the LOC113306395 gene encoding sulfite exporter TauE/SafE family protein 3-like, translating into MAEFKTIFLHGFVGLLAFVLLFVFVTGERDLKDEVRIEEVEEVQIVSDYFTSVKNFLWNANVGSVYEHVWPDMEFGWRIVVGSTIGFLGAAFGSVGGVGGGGIFVPMFTLVVGFDAKSAAPISKCMIMGAAASTVYYNLKRRHPTINMPIIDYNLALLIQPMLMLGISIGVAFSVIFADWMVTLLLIILFVTTSTMAFFKGVEKWKKETILKKEAATRLELNGSEEALLKKPLLSSPSLFGQKMMNVPPGEDEEEVPILENVQWREFGLLVFVWVAFLVLQIVKNNTETCSTWYWILNLLQIPVSVGVTLHEAVSLYKGKTVIASKGAEGMNLKVHQLITYCFFGVLAGMVGGLLGLGGGFILGPLFLELGIPAQVSSATATFAMTFSSSMSVIEYHLLHRFPIPYALYFMAVAILAALVGQHVVRKLINFLGRTSLIIFILAFTIFMSAIFLGGTGIANIFVKLHQKEYMGFENLCKA